Proteins encoded by one window of Candidatus Zixiibacteriota bacterium:
- a CDS encoding aminotransferase class IV, whose amino-acid sequence MASVPIFTSAEALARFSRAVHPRSGNFYAMYSSVLGGIVTDPALMLVPLDDHMVHRGHAVFDTAALVNGMLYQLDPHLDRLLRSAREARIPPPYPRERLREIILETAAAGGRKDGSVRYWLSAGPGGFALGPGECAGSSFYVVVFKQETYPERYYREGMRLVTSTVPIKPPLFARIKSTNYLPNVLVALEAADRGADNGIFIDQRGMVAESSNMNVAFVTPERVFRHPPFDAILSGITIQRVLEFAERLVRDGELSAVRVADIPVEEGRTAAEMMLIGSSIKIAPVVEWDGRPIGDGKPGPIARKLLELWEADVRSGAGQLVPVPYPG is encoded by the coding sequence ATGGCGAGCGTTCCTATTTTCACCTCGGCGGAAGCGCTGGCGCGCTTCAGCCGGGCGGTTCACCCGCGATCGGGCAATTTCTACGCGATGTACTCGAGCGTTCTCGGCGGGATCGTAACCGACCCCGCGTTGATGCTCGTGCCCCTCGACGACCACATGGTGCATCGCGGTCACGCGGTCTTCGACACGGCGGCGCTCGTCAACGGCATGCTTTACCAGCTCGACCCGCACCTGGACCGCCTGCTGCGCTCGGCCAGGGAAGCCAGGATTCCGCCCCCCTACCCGCGGGAGCGCCTGCGAGAGATCATCCTGGAGACCGCGGCCGCGGGCGGCAGGAAGGATGGATCCGTGCGTTACTGGCTGTCCGCCGGCCCGGGAGGATTTGCGCTGGGTCCCGGGGAGTGCGCGGGTAGCAGTTTCTACGTGGTGGTTTTCAAACAGGAGACCTACCCCGAGCGTTATTACCGCGAGGGGATGAGGCTGGTGACGAGCACGGTTCCCATCAAGCCCCCTCTTTTCGCCCGTATCAAGTCCACCAACTACCTCCCCAACGTGCTGGTGGCGCTCGAAGCGGCCGACCGCGGCGCCGACAACGGGATCTTCATCGACCAGCGCGGCATGGTGGCCGAGAGCTCGAACATGAATGTGGCGTTCGTTACGCCGGAACGCGTCTTTCGCCACCCGCCCTTCGATGCGATTCTTTCCGGCATCACCATCCAGCGGGTCCTCGAGTTCGCTGAGCGCCTGGTGCGAGACGGGGAGCTCAGCGCTGTGCGCGTCGCCGACATACCCGTGGAGGAGGGACGGACCGCGGCCGAGATGATGCTGATCGGGAGCTCCATCAAGATCGCCCCGGTCGTCGAATGGGACGGCCGCCCGATCGGCGACGGCAAGCCCGGGCCGATCGCGAGAAAGCTGCTCGAGCTCTGGGAGGCCGACGTCAGAAGCGGCGCCGGTCAGCTCGTTCCGGTTCCTTACCCGGGCTGA
- the metH gene encoding methionine synthase — translation MNDIENTLRQLLGERILLFDGAMGTMIQRLGLGEDDFRGRAFAGHDRPLKGCNDLLSVTQPDAILEVHTAYLKAGADVIETNTFNSNAISLADYGLEPQAYAINLAAARLARRAVDAFPRKPRFVAGSIGPTTKTASLSPDVNNPAFRAVTFRQLVDAYSEQVRGLLDGGVDLLLPETNIDTLNLKACLFAIESVFEEKGFRVPIFVSATITDRSGRTLSGQTLEAFLTSISHVRLLAVGINCALGPDLMAPYAEELSRGSPLLTFAYPNAGLPNEFGGFDVGPEEFARFLGDWAAQGWLNLVGGCCGTTPEHIAAVAEAVAGRPPRVPPAPDGFMHLSGLERLTVRPDSNFILIGERTNVAGSRRFARLIREERYEEALSVAREQVEGGANILDVNMDEALLDSRKAMTTFLNHLAAEPDIARLPIMIDSSSFDVIEAGLQCLQGKGIVNSISLKEGEEEFKRRARLIKRYGAAVVVMAFDEEKQATTAEHKVRIASRAHKILTEEIGFDEADLIFDPNVLTVATGIEEHNDYAVSFIEATREIKRRFPRCHVSGGVSNISFSFRGNERVREAMHGAFLYHAIRAGMDMGIVNAGQLAVYEEIPPALLQRVEDVIFNRRPDATERLIEFAELFHGERKEAGETLDWRKESVEQRLAHAVIHGVMDDLESDLEEALAKLGSPLKIIEGPLMDGMNVVGDLFGEGKMFLPQVVKSARVMKKAVAYLTPLMEAEKRSVDGERRTRLVFATVKGDVHDIGKNIVGVVLGCNNCEVIDLGVMVPADRIIETAVREKADIIGLSGLITPSLEEMAHVAGEMERRGLRVPLLIGGATTSKRHTAVKIAPAYRGETIHVVDASRAVPVVGALSRPESRAVLAEQNRREQEEIRRQFASRSAAGLLTYEEAARRRLHTDWDERHICVPAFIGRKVLDDFPLAELVPYIDWSPFFHAWEIRGRYPDLLQDPARGPAARELLANARTLLQEIVDKKLIRARGVYGFYPANSDGDDILVYEDVSRGRVLARFHTLRQQRENQRGRPQLALADFIAPLSSGVLDYVGAFAVTAGHGAQELASRFEREHDQYNAIMVKALADRLAEAFAEYLHKQARADWGYGRDEQLTCEDLIAEKYRGIRPAPGYPACPDHTEKAILFELLRAGEATGITLTESFAMVPPASVCGLYFAHREARYFAVNAIGRDQVASYAARKGMTVEEVERWLAPILGYDPRERTAERLQPG, via the coding sequence ATGAACGACATCGAGAACACATTGCGGCAGCTGCTGGGGGAGAGGATTCTTTTGTTCGACGGCGCGATGGGGACGATGATCCAGCGCCTCGGGCTCGGCGAGGATGATTTCCGGGGGCGGGCATTCGCCGGTCACGATCGTCCGCTCAAGGGATGCAACGATCTGCTGAGCGTCACGCAGCCGGACGCGATCCTCGAAGTCCATACGGCCTACCTCAAGGCGGGCGCGGACGTCATCGAGACCAACACCTTCAACTCCAACGCCATCTCGCTCGCCGACTACGGCCTGGAGCCGCAGGCCTACGCGATCAACCTGGCCGCGGCACGGCTCGCGCGCCGGGCCGTCGACGCCTTTCCGCGCAAGCCCCGGTTCGTCGCCGGATCGATCGGACCGACCACGAAGACCGCGTCGCTGTCGCCCGACGTCAACAACCCGGCGTTTCGGGCGGTCACGTTCCGGCAGCTGGTCGACGCCTATTCCGAGCAAGTGCGGGGGTTGCTGGACGGAGGGGTAGACCTGCTCCTTCCGGAAACCAACATCGACACGCTGAACCTCAAGGCTTGCCTCTTCGCCATCGAAAGCGTCTTCGAAGAGAAAGGCTTTCGTGTGCCGATCTTCGTCTCGGCCACGATCACCGACCGCAGCGGCCGGACCCTCTCCGGGCAGACGCTCGAGGCTTTCCTGACCTCGATTTCTCATGTCCGCCTGCTCGCGGTCGGAATCAACTGCGCCCTCGGACCGGACCTGATGGCGCCCTACGCCGAGGAGCTGTCGCGCGGCAGCCCCCTGCTCACCTTCGCCTATCCCAATGCCGGCCTGCCGAACGAGTTCGGCGGTTTCGACGTCGGCCCGGAGGAGTTCGCTCGCTTCCTCGGAGACTGGGCGGCCCAGGGCTGGCTGAACCTCGTCGGCGGGTGCTGCGGCACCACGCCCGAGCACATCGCGGCGGTCGCGGAGGCGGTCGCCGGCCGCCCCCCGCGCGTGCCGCCCGCGCCGGACGGTTTCATGCATCTCAGCGGGCTCGAACGGCTGACCGTCCGCCCGGACTCGAATTTCATTCTGATCGGCGAACGCACCAACGTGGCCGGCTCGCGCAGGTTCGCCCGCCTGATCCGCGAGGAGCGGTACGAAGAGGCGCTGTCGGTGGCGCGCGAACAGGTCGAGGGTGGCGCCAATATCCTCGACGTCAACATGGACGAAGCCCTGCTGGATTCCCGCAAGGCGATGACCACGTTCCTGAACCACCTCGCCGCCGAACCCGACATCGCCCGCTTGCCGATCATGATCGACAGCTCCAGCTTCGATGTGATCGAGGCCGGGCTGCAGTGCCTCCAGGGCAAGGGCATCGTGAACTCGATTTCGCTCAAGGAAGGAGAGGAGGAGTTCAAGCGGCGCGCCCGGCTGATCAAGCGCTACGGCGCGGCGGTCGTGGTGATGGCTTTCGACGAGGAGAAGCAGGCCACCACGGCGGAGCACAAGGTCCGGATCGCCAGCCGCGCCCACAAGATCCTCACCGAGGAGATCGGGTTCGACGAAGCCGATCTGATCTTCGACCCCAACGTTCTCACCGTCGCCACCGGGATCGAGGAACACAACGATTACGCCGTGAGCTTCATCGAGGCCACGCGCGAGATCAAGCGGCGCTTTCCCCGTTGCCACGTTTCCGGGGGCGTGAGCAACATTTCGTTCTCGTTTCGCGGCAACGAAAGGGTGCGCGAGGCGATGCACGGGGCTTTTCTGTATCACGCGATCCGGGCGGGCATGGACATGGGGATCGTGAACGCGGGGCAGCTGGCAGTGTACGAGGAGATCCCGCCGGCGCTCCTGCAGCGGGTGGAAGACGTGATTTTCAACCGCCGGCCCGATGCCACCGAGCGCCTGATCGAGTTCGCGGAGCTGTTCCACGGCGAGCGCAAGGAAGCCGGCGAGACTCTGGACTGGAGAAAAGAAAGCGTCGAGCAGCGCCTGGCGCACGCCGTCATCCACGGCGTGATGGACGACCTCGAAAGCGACCTCGAGGAAGCTCTGGCGAAGCTCGGAAGTCCGCTGAAGATCATCGAGGGGCCGCTGATGGACGGCATGAACGTCGTCGGCGATCTGTTCGGCGAGGGCAAGATGTTCCTCCCGCAGGTCGTCAAGAGCGCTCGCGTCATGAAGAAAGCGGTCGCCTACCTGACGCCCCTCATGGAAGCCGAAAAGCGCTCGGTCGACGGGGAGCGGCGAACCCGACTGGTCTTCGCGACGGTCAAGGGAGATGTTCACGACATCGGCAAGAACATCGTCGGGGTCGTGCTCGGTTGCAACAACTGCGAGGTGATCGACCTCGGGGTCATGGTGCCCGCGGATCGTATCATCGAGACGGCGGTGCGGGAAAAGGCGGACATTATCGGCCTGAGCGGGCTCATCACCCCGTCGCTGGAGGAGATGGCGCACGTCGCCGGAGAGATGGAGCGGCGCGGCCTGCGGGTGCCCCTGCTCATCGGCGGGGCGACCACGAGCAAGCGGCACACGGCGGTGAAGATCGCCCCCGCTTATCGGGGAGAGACCATCCACGTCGTCGACGCGTCGCGCGCAGTGCCGGTCGTCGGCGCGCTCAGCCGGCCGGAGAGCCGGGCGGTTCTCGCCGAGCAGAACCGCAGGGAGCAGGAGGAGATCCGCAGGCAGTTCGCCAGCCGAAGCGCAGCCGGGCTGCTGACCTACGAAGAAGCGGCGCGGCGAAGGCTGCACACCGATTGGGACGAGCGCCACATCTGCGTTCCGGCGTTCATCGGGCGCAAAGTGCTCGACGATTTCCCGCTCGCGGAGCTGGTGCCCTATATCGACTGGTCGCCGTTCTTTCATGCCTGGGAAATCCGCGGGCGCTATCCTGACCTGCTGCAGGACCCGGCGCGCGGTCCGGCCGCCCGGGAGCTCCTGGCCAACGCCCGCACGCTGTTGCAGGAGATCGTCGACAAGAAGCTGATTCGCGCCCGCGGAGTCTACGGCTTTTACCCCGCGAACAGCGACGGCGACGACATCCTGGTTTACGAGGACGTGTCGCGCGGGCGCGTGCTCGCGCGCTTCCACACCCTGCGCCAGCAGAGGGAAAACCAGAGGGGCAGGCCTCAGCTGGCCCTGGCCGACTTCATCGCGCCGCTTTCCAGCGGAGTTCTGGACTACGTAGGGGCCTTCGCGGTCACGGCGGGGCACGGCGCGCAGGAACTGGCGTCGCGGTTCGAACGGGAGCACGATCAGTACAACGCGATCATGGTGAAGGCTCTCGCCGATCGCCTGGCCGAGGCCTTCGCCGAGTATCTGCACAAGCAGGCACGCGCCGATTGGGGCTACGGCAGGGACGAGCAGCTGACCTGCGAGGATCTGATCGCCGAGAAATACCGGGGCATCCGGCCGGCGCCGGGTTACCCGGCGTGCCCCGACCATACGGAAAAGGCGATTCTCTTCGAGCTGCTGCGAGCCGGCGAAGCGACCGGGATCACGCTGACGGAGAGCTTCGCCATGGTTCCTCCGGCTTCGGTGTGCGGCCTGTATTTCGCCCACCGCGAGGCCCGCTACTTCGCCGTCAACGCGATCGGCAGGGACCAGGTCGCTTCCTATGCAGCGCGCAAAGGCATGACGGTGGAGGAGGTCGAGCGCTGGCTGGCGCCGATCCTCGGCTACGATCCGCGGGAAAGAACCGCCGAGCGCCTTCAGCCCGGGTAA
- the nadD gene encoding nicotinate-nucleotide adenylyltransferase has translation MKIGLYGGTFDPIHWGHLRSAEEVREAFALDRVLFIPASTPPHKRGQAITPARHRLAMVRLAVARHRAFAVSTVEIERAGVSYTIDTLRHFARSAEKHTYYFILGLDAFREIDSWKDFRELFPLCNFIVTSRPGSRDSNPFRGTSVALRRLFCYDSRRRLYRHRSGTQLFFLKLTDLAISASAIREKVRRGQSIRYLVPLEVEAYIEKNGLYRGPRAEKRSS, from the coding sequence ATGAAGATCGGCCTCTACGGCGGCACCTTCGACCCGATCCATTGGGGCCATCTCCGCAGCGCCGAGGAGGTGCGGGAAGCCTTTGCCCTCGATCGGGTTCTCTTCATTCCCGCTTCGACACCGCCGCACAAACGCGGCCAGGCGATCACTCCGGCCCGCCACCGGCTCGCCATGGTGCGACTGGCGGTCGCCCGGCATCGCGCTTTCGCGGTTTCCACCGTCGAGATCGAGCGAGCGGGCGTCTCGTACACCATCGACACGCTGCGCCACTTCGCGCGATCCGCGGAAAAGCACACGTATTATTTTATTCTCGGGCTCGACGCCTTCCGCGAGATCGACTCGTGGAAGGATTTCCGGGAGCTTTTTCCGCTCTGCAATTTCATCGTCACGTCGCGGCCGGGAAGTCGCGACTCGAATCCCTTCCGCGGGACTTCCGTTGCCCTGCGCCGGCTGTTTTGTTATGATTCCAGACGTAGGCTGTACCGGCACCGGAGTGGTACCCAGTTGTTTTTCTTGAAGCTCACCGATCTCGCCATCTCGGCGTCGGCCATTCGCGAAAAGGTACGCCGCGGACAGTCGATCCGATACCTGGTTCCCTTGGAGGTCGAAGCGTACATCGAGAAGAACGGGCTCTATCGCGGCCCGCGAGCGGAGAAGCGATCCAGTTGA
- the rsfS gene encoding ribosome silencing factor, translating to MTSAGSWDKALLVVRAALSKKASDVTVLEVRELTSIADYFVICSGRSDRQVQSIAQGIEEEAHRARVGAPSVEGAGRGHWVLLDFSDVVVHVFYEPVRAFYDLDGLWSHAPRVALPEPYSTWAGRQRAAADHP from the coding sequence TTGACCTCGGCCGGCTCCTGGGATAAAGCGCTTTTGGTCGTGCGGGCGGCGCTGTCGAAAAAGGCCAGCGACGTGACCGTCCTGGAGGTTCGCGAGCTGACCTCGATCGCCGACTATTTCGTGATCTGCTCCGGTCGATCGGACCGCCAGGTGCAAAGCATCGCGCAAGGAATCGAGGAGGAAGCCCACCGGGCGCGGGTCGGAGCTCCGTCGGTGGAAGGGGCCGGTCGCGGGCACTGGGTCCTGCTGGACTTTTCCGACGTCGTGGTCCACGTCTTCTATGAACCGGTGCGCGCTTTTTACGATCTCGACGGCCTCTGGAGCCATGCTCCCAGGGTGGCCCTGCCGGAGCCCTATTCCACCTGGGCGGGCCGACAGCGGGCCGCGGCCGATCATCCCTGA
- a CDS encoding gamma-glutamylcyclotransferase family protein, which produces MAPKTDETRDMDRPDYLFVYGTLRRGTAIPAQHALERLSTFSGTGTFRGVLYDLGPYPGACRSRNPKACVRGDLYRVHDPDRLFSFLDAYEGRLFRRERVTVRSATGARVRAWIYLYRGPLRGEAIIEGGDYLAHLARC; this is translated from the coding sequence ATGGCCCCGAAAACCGACGAGACCAGGGATATGGACCGGCCGGATTACCTGTTCGTTTACGGAACGCTGCGCCGCGGCACGGCTATCCCGGCGCAGCACGCGTTGGAACGCCTGTCGACATTCAGCGGGACCGGGACGTTTCGAGGGGTGCTCTACGATCTCGGCCCATACCCCGGGGCCTGCCGCTCCCGAAACCCCAAGGCTTGCGTCAGGGGCGACCTCTACCGAGTGCACGACCCGGACAGGCTCTTTTCCTTCCTCGACGCCTACGAAGGCAGGCTCTTCAGGCGCGAGCGTGTCACGGTCCGCTCCGCGACGGGGGCAAGGGTCCGTGCATGGATCTATCTTTATCGCGGTCCGTTGCGAGGAGAGGCGATCATCGAGGGGGGCGATTATCTCGCCCACCTGGCGCGATGCTAG
- a CDS encoding metalloregulator ArsR/SmtB family transcription factor — protein MELVRLLKAFADPMRLRILAAVAEEELTVGEVQEVVESVQSSVSRHLAILRDAGLVRDRREGTSVYFSLRPDMTEEARRIFASLRSRLAELPEAKHDRARLEACRRRRLRRSRGYFEAVAGDWERIRRNYFDDRVASIAIEKLLPRNLVLADVGCGTGSLTFELARFAQKVIAVDLSREMLRRARAIAEEKHVRNVEFLYGDAADLPIASAGVDAAFCVMVLHFLEDPGRAVAELRRIVRPGGSVIVVDLVEHTQLWMRQQMAHRWLGFGHETMARWLGAAGAVDVEFNLTGSYAGERMARNGNRPVEIFVARAVVPGPTGVVESKA, from the coding sequence ATGGAGCTGGTCCGGTTGCTCAAAGCCTTTGCCGATCCGATGAGGCTGCGCATCCTAGCGGCCGTCGCGGAAGAAGAGCTCACGGTGGGAGAAGTCCAGGAAGTCGTGGAATCGGTTCAATCCTCTGTTTCCCGTCACCTCGCCATCTTGCGCGACGCGGGGCTGGTGCGGGATCGGCGGGAAGGAACCTCGGTTTACTTTTCGCTGCGCCCCGACATGACCGAAGAGGCCCGCAGGATCTTTGCCTCGCTGCGATCGCGTCTGGCCGAGCTGCCGGAGGCAAAGCACGACCGCGCCCGGCTCGAGGCCTGCCGCAGGCGGCGGTTGCGCCGCTCGCGCGGCTATTTCGAAGCGGTTGCGGGGGACTGGGAGCGGATCCGCCGGAACTACTTCGACGATCGCGTGGCGTCGATCGCGATCGAGAAGCTTCTTCCGCGGAATCTGGTGCTGGCGGACGTCGGCTGCGGCACCGGGAGCCTCACGTTCGAGCTGGCCCGCTTCGCTCAAAAGGTGATCGCCGTCGACCTCTCGCGGGAGATGCTGCGGCGCGCCCGGGCCATCGCGGAGGAAAAGCATGTCCGCAACGTCGAGTTTCTCTACGGCGACGCCGCGGATCTGCCGATCGCCTCGGCGGGCGTCGACGCCGCCTTCTGCGTCATGGTGCTGCACTTTCTGGAGGATCCCGGGCGCGCGGTTGCGGAGCTCCGCCGCATCGTCCGTCCCGGCGGCAGCGTGATCGTGGTGGATCTCGTGGAGCATACGCAGTTGTGGATGCGTCAGCAAATGGCGCACCGCTGGCTCGGTTTCGGGCACGAGACCATGGCTCGATGGCTGGGCGCAGCGGGAGCGGTCGACGTGGAGTTCAACCTCACCGGCTCCTACGCCGGCGAGCGGATGGCGCGCAACGGCAACCGGCCGGTCGAGATTTTCGTCGCGCGTGCCGTCGTTCCGGGGCCGACGGGGGTCGTGGAAAGCAAAGCATGA
- a CDS encoding class I SAM-dependent methyltransferase translates to MFESGWWDIPRGPALDVATGEGRNALFLASLGFEVVGVDVSPVALAEARRRALGAGLSVDWRQADLESEPLPKNRYRLVVDFNYLQRSLTVPLKNSLVPGGFVVFETYLIDQREIGHPRNPAYLLQRNELLSMFRDFRVLLYREGKFFDGGRPAFRAGIFAQKPG, encoded by the coding sequence GTGTTCGAGAGCGGCTGGTGGGACATTCCGCGCGGCCCGGCCCTCGACGTGGCCACGGGCGAGGGGCGAAACGCGCTTTTCCTCGCGTCCCTCGGATTCGAGGTCGTGGGAGTCGACGTTTCGCCGGTCGCGCTCGCGGAAGCGCGCCGTCGTGCGCTCGGCGCCGGGCTGAGCGTCGATTGGCGCCAGGCGGACCTGGAGTCGGAGCCGCTGCCGAAGAATCGCTACCGGCTCGTCGTCGACTTCAATTACCTGCAACGCTCGTTGACCGTGCCGCTGAAAAACTCGTTGGTCCCGGGAGGCTTCGTGGTCTTCGAGACCTATCTCATCGATCAGCGTGAGATCGGCCATCCGCGCAACCCGGCTTATCTTCTACAGCGCAACGAGCTGCTCTCGATGTTTCGCGATTTTCGCGTTCTCCTCTACCGCGAGGGTAAATTCTTCGACGGCGGGCGGCCCGCGTTCCGGGCCGGGATTTTCGCGCAAAAACCGGGCTAG
- the gpmI gene encoding 2,3-bisphosphoglycerate-independent phosphoglycerate mutase, with protein MRPVVLIILDGFGINPRKEGNAIAHARMPNMDALRDRYPVSSLSVSGTDVGLPDGQMGNSEVGHMILGAGRIVYQDLTLIHKSIDEGTFYENPVLRAGMRETRTASGRLHLMGLLGDGGVHSHQRHLEALIEMSRRERVARVFLHLFLDGRDTPPHSAEQFLLDLEEKLKAYPHASIATLTGRYYAMDRDKRWERTEKAYLCLTEGVGNRAASALEGVRQSYRANVSDEFVLPTVIEAAVPECLIRGGDGVVFFNFRADRARQLTRAFTEENFDGFTRKRRPKLSAYVTMTQYDETFRLPVAFPPRDLKEIVGEIASRHGIPQLRIAETEKYAHVTYFFNGGQEEKFPGEERILIPSPKDVPTYDLKPEMSAPQITETLVRMLHERRFGLVIGNYANADMVGHSGNFAAAVRACETIDACVGKVVEAALAEKGHVLITADHGNIEQMIDYDTGKAHTAHTTNPVPFFLIDEGRTRAALRTGTASDVAPTILELLGIDRPEIMTGRSLIVHS; from the coding sequence CTGCGACCGGTCGTTCTGATCATCCTGGACGGGTTCGGAATCAACCCGAGAAAAGAGGGCAACGCGATCGCCCACGCGCGCATGCCCAACATGGACGCGTTACGCGACCGCTACCCGGTCTCGAGCCTCTCGGTTTCGGGAACCGACGTCGGTCTTCCCGACGGACAGATGGGGAATTCCGAGGTCGGCCACATGATCCTCGGCGCGGGCCGCATCGTTTACCAGGACCTCACGCTCATCCATAAGTCGATCGACGAGGGGACGTTCTACGAGAACCCGGTCCTGCGCGCCGGCATGCGCGAGACCCGGACGGCGAGCGGCCGGCTGCATCTGATGGGGCTGCTCGGGGACGGGGGCGTCCACAGCCACCAGCGTCACCTCGAAGCCTTGATCGAAATGAGCCGGCGCGAGCGGGTCGCGCGGGTCTTTCTCCATCTTTTTCTCGACGGCCGGGATACCCCGCCGCACAGCGCAGAGCAGTTCCTGCTGGATCTCGAAGAGAAGCTGAAGGCCTATCCCCACGCGAGCATTGCGACCTTGACGGGGCGTTACTACGCGATGGACCGGGATAAGCGCTGGGAGCGCACCGAAAAGGCGTATCTCTGCCTGACCGAAGGCGTCGGCAACCGTGCGGCTTCGGCTCTGGAGGGGGTGCGCCAGAGCTACCGCGCCAACGTCAGCGACGAGTTCGTGTTGCCGACCGTGATCGAGGCGGCGGTTCCGGAATGCCTGATTCGCGGCGGCGACGGAGTGGTCTTTTTCAATTTTCGGGCGGACCGGGCGCGCCAGCTCACGCGGGCGTTCACGGAGGAGAACTTCGACGGTTTCACGCGCAAGCGGCGGCCCAAGTTGTCCGCGTACGTGACGATGACGCAGTACGACGAGACCTTCAGGCTGCCGGTCGCGTTCCCGCCGCGCGATCTCAAGGAGATCGTGGGGGAGATCGCCAGCCGCCACGGAATTCCGCAGCTGCGGATCGCCGAAACTGAAAAATACGCGCATGTCACCTATTTTTTCAACGGCGGGCAGGAGGAAAAATTCCCGGGCGAGGAGCGAATTCTCATCCCCTCGCCCAAGGACGTGCCCACCTACGATCTCAAGCCCGAGATGAGCGCGCCGCAGATTACCGAGACCCTGGTTCGCATGCTGCACGAGCGTCGCTTCGGTCTGGTGATCGGCAACTACGCCAACGCGGACATGGTCGGCCATTCCGGGAATTTCGCCGCGGCCGTGCGCGCGTGTGAAACGATCGACGCCTGCGTGGGAAAGGTCGTCGAAGCCGCGCTCGCGGAAAAAGGGCACGTGCTCATCACCGCCGACCACGGTAACATCGAGCAGATGATCGACTACGATACCGGCAAGGCGCATACGGCCCACACGACGAACCCAGTGCCGTTTTTCCTGATCGACGAGGGGCGCACCCGGGCCGCGCTCAGAACGGGAACCGCCAGCGACGTTGCGCCGACGATTCTGGAGCTTCTCGGGATCGATCGTCCAGAGATCATGACCGGCCGCTCGCTCATCGTCCATTCCTGA
- a CDS encoding ComF family protein, with product MIPRRNPFPADRFARLIDWLYPPRCRACRERIRGSDSEYFCVPCRGRIRLIQPPLCTICGRPFPDASGGDHRCGACLARPPRFSRARAWACYPREETDRAPLREVLHRFKYGRKIALGKPLGRLMALGCAGFLAQYASDLIVPVPLHPRRLRWRGFNQSVVLARQVSRVYAVPLDPFALRRVKETPPQTQLSEEERRRNVRGAFAVREGAELEGRRVLLIDDVYTSGATVNECARALLRAGAEEVCVLTLARTV from the coding sequence ATGATCCCGAGGCGCAATCCTTTTCCCGCGGACCGTTTCGCTCGCCTCATCGACTGGCTGTACCCGCCACGTTGCCGCGCTTGCCGGGAGCGCATCCGGGGAAGCGATTCGGAGTATTTTTGCGTCCCGTGCCGCGGGCGCATCCGCTTGATCCAGCCGCCGCTCTGCACGATCTGCGGTCGCCCCTTCCCCGACGCCAGCGGCGGGGATCACCGTTGCGGCGCTTGCCTGGCCCGCCCACCGCGTTTTTCGAGGGCAAGGGCATGGGCCTGCTATCCGCGGGAGGAAACCGATAGGGCGCCGCTGCGGGAAGTGCTGCACCGGTTCAAGTACGGGCGCAAGATCGCTCTCGGGAAACCGCTCGGGCGCCTGATGGCGTTGGGCTGCGCCGGGTTCCTGGCCCAGTACGCCTCCGACCTGATCGTTCCGGTTCCCCTGCACCCCAGGCGGTTGCGCTGGCGGGGCTTCAACCAGTCGGTCGTCCTGGCCCGGCAGGTGAGCCGCGTCTACGCTGTTCCACTGGACCCTTTTGCCCTCCGACGGGTCAAGGAAACCCCGCCGCAAACGCAGCTGAGCGAGGAAGAGCGCAGGAGGAACGTGCGCGGAGCTTTTGCGGTGCGGGAGGGTGCAGAGCTCGAGGGCCGGCGCGTGCTCCTGATCGACGATGTCTACACTTCAGGTGCCACGGTCAACGAGTGCGCCCGGGCGCTCCTGCGGGCGGGCGCGGAGGAGGTTTGCGTGCTCACGCTGGCGCGCACCGTGTAA